The Streptomyces sp. NBC_01275 genome has a segment encoding these proteins:
- a CDS encoding ABC transporter substrate-binding protein yields the protein MNRVVPALAAVCVLGLAATACSDASGGSTGAAPTSSVDATASLKGVKLTMWVAQNSVGEPKQAIEAFEKATGATVTTEVIPDPYESNVPTKLASGVKPDLMFWQPTGSTLPFIQPATNLLQLDNEDWVSKLGKTEQSLGQVDGHRYAAIVTSPAVLGVYYNKDAFAKAGITTMPASYDELLADGAKIKAKVPGVAPFFEVGGDKWPLQWQVQAQLTDLPQSFWDDLNKNKESWTNKVIVDAITKYKTKLLDAGLAQKNYKTATFVDQGKALMDGTAAMALNVTSLQSEIQATSDTAEMDKKLGWFPIANSSASAEYSPDQTNGVVAFKSGDTKRENAARQFMSFWLGPNYANYIKANKVVSVEPSVANPAGLPQTAIAQSKALATATGVFQVKALTAPDMHLALADMIYGKKTPKQVAQAAEDQFTQVLKARGVAGF from the coding sequence ATGAACAGAGTCGTTCCCGCCCTTGCCGCCGTGTGCGTCCTCGGGCTCGCCGCCACCGCCTGTAGCGACGCCAGCGGCGGCAGCACCGGCGCCGCGCCCACCTCTTCGGTCGACGCCACCGCCAGCCTCAAGGGCGTCAAGCTGACCATGTGGGTCGCCCAGAACAGCGTCGGCGAGCCCAAGCAGGCCATCGAGGCCTTCGAGAAGGCCACCGGAGCGACCGTCACCACCGAGGTCATACCCGACCCCTACGAGTCGAACGTCCCGACCAAGCTCGCCTCGGGCGTCAAGCCCGACCTGATGTTCTGGCAGCCCACCGGCAGCACCCTGCCCTTCATCCAGCCCGCGACGAACCTCCTGCAACTGGACAACGAGGACTGGGTGTCCAAGCTCGGCAAGACCGAGCAGAGCCTCGGCCAGGTCGACGGGCACCGCTACGCGGCGATCGTCACCAGCCCGGCTGTCCTCGGCGTCTACTACAACAAGGACGCCTTCGCCAAGGCCGGCATCACCACCATGCCCGCCAGCTACGACGAACTCCTCGCCGACGGCGCGAAGATCAAGGCGAAGGTCCCGGGCGTGGCCCCGTTCTTCGAGGTCGGCGGGGACAAGTGGCCCCTGCAGTGGCAGGTCCAGGCGCAGCTGACCGACCTGCCGCAGTCCTTCTGGGACGACCTCAACAAGAACAAGGAGAGCTGGACGAACAAGGTGATCGTGGACGCGATCACCAAGTACAAGACCAAGCTCCTGGACGCGGGTCTGGCCCAGAAGAACTACAAGACCGCCACCTTCGTGGACCAGGGCAAGGCCCTGATGGACGGCACCGCCGCGATGGCCCTGAACGTCACCTCGCTCCAGTCCGAGATCCAGGCCACCTCCGACACCGCGGAGATGGACAAGAAGCTGGGCTGGTTCCCCATCGCCAACAGCTCCGCGTCGGCCGAGTACTCTCCCGACCAGACCAACGGCGTCGTCGCCTTCAAGTCGGGCGACACCAAGCGGGAGAACGCCGCCCGCCAGTTCATGTCCTTCTGGCTCGGCCCGAACTACGCGAACTACATCAAGGCCAACAAGGTCGTCTCCGTCGAGCCGTCCGTCGCCAACCCCGCCGGTCTGCCGCAGACCGCGATCGCCCAGTCCAAGGCCCTCGCCACCGCGACCGGCGTCTTCCAGGTCAAGGCGCTGACCGCCCCCGACATGCACCTGGCCCTGGCCGACATGATCTACGGCAAGAAGACGCCCAAGCAGGTGGCGCAGGCCGCCGAGGACCAGTTCACCCAGGTCCTCAAGGCACGCGGCGTCGCCGGCTTCTGA
- a CDS encoding carbohydrate ABC transporter permease translates to MRPGRIVRPLAVLLIAALTIGVPLWLVAVTSLKPQAEAIKPNLALPHHVQAADNYQQTFDQGKIVQGFVNSLLVVVPSVLVVLFLGAGAAWVFARRKGRLVGVMYALSISGLLLPPAVITIVMELRQLGLAGTQLGMIAVYSGMYLSTSIFFMTGFIRNLPEELEEAARMDGAGPLRVFLQIILPLLRPVIATATIMVMLFAWSDVFYAFFVLGGGDKATLPLNLYQIANAQLYLNNWHLIFAYIVMMSLPMVLVFVVAQRRIVSGITSGAVK, encoded by the coding sequence CTGCGCCCCGGGCGGATCGTCCGCCCCCTCGCCGTCCTGCTCATCGCCGCGCTCACCATCGGCGTGCCGCTCTGGCTGGTCGCGGTGACCTCGCTGAAGCCCCAGGCCGAGGCGATCAAACCCAACCTGGCCCTGCCGCACCACGTCCAGGCCGCCGACAACTACCAGCAGACCTTCGACCAGGGGAAGATCGTCCAGGGCTTCGTCAACAGCCTGCTGGTCGTCGTCCCCTCCGTCCTCGTCGTCCTGTTCCTCGGCGCCGGCGCGGCCTGGGTGTTCGCCCGCCGCAAGGGGCGGCTGGTCGGAGTCATGTACGCGCTGAGCATCAGCGGTCTGCTGCTGCCGCCCGCGGTGATCACCATCGTCATGGAGCTGCGCCAGCTCGGCCTGGCCGGCACCCAACTCGGCATGATCGCCGTCTACTCGGGGATGTACCTGTCCACGTCGATCTTCTTCATGACGGGGTTCATCCGTAACCTGCCCGAGGAACTGGAAGAAGCCGCGCGGATGGACGGCGCCGGCCCCCTGCGGGTCTTCCTGCAGATCATCCTGCCGCTGCTGCGCCCGGTCATCGCCACCGCGACGATCATGGTGATGCTGTTCGCCTGGAGCGACGTCTTCTACGCCTTCTTCGTGCTCGGCGGCGGCGACAAGGCCACCCTGCCGCTCAACCTCTATCAGATCGCCAACGCCCAGCTGTACCTGAACAACTGGCATCTGATCTTCGCCTACATCGTGATGATGAGCCTGCCGATGGTGCTCGTCTTCGTCGTCGCCCAGCGCCGCATCGTCTCCGGCATCACGAGCGGCGCCGTCAAGTAG
- a CDS encoding carbohydrate ABC transporter permease — translation MADTATIGVTDATGAKEADGPQQPVRRARSRSKHNQPWWFALPALAVFGLFFLLPNLLSFVYPFTNWSAFHPDIRFAGLSNFRSILHDGSMVRDIRITLEYAVLVALFQNGFGLGLALLLERDTRFNRFFRAVFFLPVLISALAVGYIFRALLAQDGALNDVLSSLAGHPVDTPWLGSTTWTLVVVTLIHGWKWMGLAMLIYLAGLKSMPGDVLEAARIDGAGAWRTFWSIRFPLLAPAVTFNVTTALIGSMNTFDIVQATTAGGPGSETEVFNIYMFRVFGQGLYAQASAMSLVLFLIVVVLAVPVIVGLRRREDNQ, via the coding sequence GTGGCGGACACAGCCACCATCGGCGTCACCGACGCCACCGGCGCGAAGGAAGCGGACGGCCCCCAGCAGCCCGTCCGGCGCGCACGGTCTCGTAGCAAGCACAACCAGCCGTGGTGGTTCGCCCTGCCCGCGCTCGCCGTGTTCGGCCTGTTCTTCCTGCTGCCGAACCTGCTCAGCTTCGTCTACCCGTTCACGAACTGGTCGGCCTTCCACCCGGACATCAGGTTCGCCGGCCTGTCGAACTTCCGGAGCATCCTGCACGACGGCTCCATGGTCCGCGACATCCGCATCACCCTGGAGTACGCGGTCCTCGTCGCCCTCTTCCAGAACGGCTTCGGACTCGGTCTGGCGCTGCTGCTGGAGCGCGACACCCGGTTCAACCGCTTCTTCCGCGCGGTCTTCTTCCTCCCCGTGCTGATCTCCGCGCTCGCCGTCGGCTACATCTTCCGGGCGCTGCTCGCGCAGGACGGGGCGCTCAACGACGTGCTGTCCTCGCTGGCCGGGCACCCCGTGGACACGCCCTGGCTGGGGTCGACGACCTGGACGCTGGTCGTGGTGACGCTCATCCACGGCTGGAAGTGGATGGGGCTGGCCATGCTCATCTACCTCGCCGGTCTGAAGAGCATGCCCGGCGACGTCCTGGAGGCCGCCCGCATCGACGGCGCGGGCGCCTGGCGCACCTTCTGGTCGATCCGCTTCCCGCTGCTGGCGCCCGCGGTGACCTTCAACGTCACCACCGCCCTGATCGGCTCCATGAACACCTTCGACATCGTCCAGGCGACCACCGCGGGCGGGCCGGGCAGCGAGACGGAGGTCTTCAACATCTACATGTTCCGCGTCTTCGGCCAGGGGCTCTACGCCCAGGCGTCGGCGATGAGCCTGGTGCTCTTCCTGATCGTCGTCGTCCTCGCCGTGCCCGTGATCGTCGGCCTGCGCCGCAGGGAGGACAACCAGTGA